The sequence AACAGTGATCCCTTAATTACCAAACAGGCTCTCATCCAAAGAAGAAAAGAGTTTATTTGCTGCGATTGCCGGTGATGTGGCCCCCTTTTCCACCTCTTTTTCAATTTGGGGCAGCAATTTTTTGACATTGGGGTTTTGATAAAACCGCTCCTTAAGCCCTTCTTCCAAAAGAAACCACAGCCATTCAAGGGCCTGTTTTTTTCGTTTGGTCTCCAGCTCTCCTGAAACAGTAAGCGTTTTCCGGTGATCTGAAATGATTTTCCAGATCTCGTCAATGCCGGTCATCTCAAGAGCGCTGCAGGTAACAACAGGGGGCGTCCAACTCAGAGAAGCTGGATGGATAAGGTGCAGAACAGTTTCATAGATCTTTTTTGCGTTTTGGGCTCTTTCAACATTATCACCATCCGCCCTGTTAATGGCGATGGCATCCGCCAACTCCAGAACCCCTTTTTTTATCGCCTGGAGTTCATCCCCAGCACCTGCCAGCATAAGGACCAAAAAGAAATCGACCATGGAAGCGACCATGGTTTCTGATTGCCCTGCCCCTACGGTTTCAATAATAATTACGTCAAAGCCGGCAGCCTCGCAAAGAAGCATGGTTTCACGGGTTTTTCCGGCAACACCGCCCAGCGTTTCTCCGGAAGGAGACGGTCGAATAAATGCTCTTTCCTCAACAGAAAGTTTTTCCATGCGTGTTTTGTCCGCCATGATGCTCCCGCCGCTTCTTGAACTGCTGGGATCCACGGCAAGAACAGCAACCTGATACCCTTTTTGCACAAGCTTCATGCCGAGGCTTCTATAAAGGTGCTTTTCCCCACACCCGGAATGCCTGTTATTCCGATACGCATGGCCTTGCCTGTAAAAGGAAGAATCCGGTCAATAATGGCCCGGGACAGATCCCGATGGGCGGGAAGTGTGCTTTCAATCAAGGTGATGGCCTTGGCAAGCATCCTCCGGTTCTGCTCCAGCACACCCTGAACATAGTATTGGGGGTCATGGGATCTCATGTGTTAATCCTTATTTTGAATTTTCTATGACTCAATGATCGAGTATGAGGTCTTTTAATTTTTAGCTTAGGCCGTTTGGGGGGCCGGTTATTTTTTTTCCTCCAGCGCATTTAATACCTGATTGGCCGAATCTATAATTGATGTACCGGGTCCGAATATCCTTACGACGCCTTTTTCATAAAGAAAATCATGATCCTGTGGCGGGATTATTCCGCCGACAACCACAAGAATATCATCAGCATTTTTTTCTTTAAGGGCCTCAATAAGCTGGGGAACCAGGGTCTTATGCCCGGCAGCCAGGCTGGAAACACCTAAAACATGAACATCGTTTTCTACAGCCATTTTTGCTGATTCTTCAGGCGTCTGAAACAACGGACTGATGTCCACATCGAACCCCAGGTCTGCAAAAGCGGTTGCAACGACCTTGATCCCGCGATCATGACCATTCTGTCCCATCTTGGTAACAAGCATTCTCGGGCGTCTGCCCCGTCTTTTCATAAATTCATCGGTTCTTTTTCTCAACAAATCAATGCATTCGCTATCACCGCATTCTTCGGCATATACACCGGATATGCAGTGGGTGGTAGCCGTATATCGGCCGAAAATTTTTTCCATGGCGTCTGAAATCTCTCCGACCGTTGCCCTGGCTCTCACGGCAGGGATACATGCCTCCAGCAAATTCCCGTCGGATTCCGCACATGTTGTTATGGCTTCAAGTGCCTTTTGCACGGCATGATTGTCCCGTTTTGTTTTTATCTCTTTTAATTTTGCAATCTGTTCATCACGAACCGTAGTGGGGACTTCGAGAACATCAAATTCAAATTTTTCTTCTGTTTGATATTTGTTTACCCCCACAATGATATCCTTACCTTGGTCGATTCGGGCCTGTTTGCGGGCCGCTGACTCCTCGATCCGCATTTTGGGCATGCCTGTTTCAATGGCTTTGGCCATTCCGCCCAATTGCGCAATCTCATCCATAATTTTGGTGGCTTCCCTGATGATTCCATCCGTCAAGCTCTCAACATAATAGGAGCCGCCCAGCGGATCAACCACATGGCAAATCTGGGATTCTTCCTGAATGATGATCTGAGTATTTCTGGCAATTCTTGCCGAAAAATCCGTCGGCAGGCTCACGGCTTCGTCAAAGGAATTGGTGTGCAAAGACTGGGTTTCACCTAACGCGGCAGACAGGCACTCAAGCGTCGTTCGAACAATGTTGTTATACGGGTCCTGTTGGGTCAGGCTCGAGCCGGACGTCTGGCAATGGGTCCTTAACATGGTTGATTTCGGATTTTTGGGATTAAACCGGCTGATTATTCGATGCCACAAAAACCGGGCGGCCCTCAGCATGGCAATATCCATGAAAAAGTTCATGCCTATGCCGAAGAAAAACGAAAGCCGGGGCGCAAAATCGTCGATGTCGAGTCCGGTGGCCAGGGCCGCCCTGACATATTCAAGTCCGTCAGCCAGGGTAAATGCTACCTGGAGGACGGAATCAGCGCCCGCCTCCTTCATGTGGTAACCGCAGATACTGATGGTGTTGTATTTGGGCATGTGTTTTGAGCAGTATCCGATGATGTCCGATACAATTCTCATGGAGGGCTTGGGTGGATATATATAGGTATTTCTTGTGAGATACTCCTTCAAGATGTCGTTTTGTATGGTACCCGTTAATTGGTTTTGCTTTACGCCCTGTTCTTCCGCAGCAACGATGTAACCGGCAAGAACCGGCAAAACAGCGCCGTTCATGGTCATGGAAACAGACATTTTATCCAGCGGGATCTGATCAAAAAGAATTTTCATATCCTCTACGGAATCTACCGCGACCCCTGCCTTACCGATGTCACCGGCGACCCGGGGATGATCGGAATCATACCCCCTGTGGGTGGCAAGATCGAACGCGACGGACAGTCCTTTCTGACCGGCAGCCAGAATTTTTCTGTAAAACGCATTGGATTCTTTTGCCGTGGCAAAACCGGCATACTGGCGAATGGTCCAGGGCTTTCCGGCATACATGGTCGCTCTGGGACCCCGGACATACGGCCCAATGCCCGGAAGGGTATTCACACATTCCATACCTTTAATATCTTCAGCGGTATACAACGGCTTTACCTCTATCCCTTCAGGGGTCATCCAGTTCAACGAACTAACCGGTTTTCCTTTCAATTCCTTTGCTGCAAGTTCCATCCATTTGTGTTTATCCGGATGCTCTGCCATGACGGACTCCTTCTTGCCTGGAATAAGGGGTTATGCTGATTTTTGAAAAGTGTGAATTGTCTAAAGTGATTTAAAGTGCCTAAAGTTACGTAGCGAAGCGACTTATTAACCTTAGCTCACTTTCCGGGTTTATCTGGATGAGGAACTATAGAAAACACTATCGCTCACACAGTTCCACCAGAATTCCGTTTGTTGATTCAGGGTGTATAAATGCTATTTTTGTTCCACCTGCCCCTTTTCTTGGCGTTTCATCAATAAGCTTTATCCCTTTTGCCTTTAACTCTTCCAAAGCTGCCTGGATATTTTCCACACGAAAGGCGATATGATGTATCCCCTCTCCTTTTTTTTTCAGATACCTGGCAACAGGCCCGTCAGATGCTGTGGATTCCAGAAGCTCAACTTCACTTTCTCCAACAGGGAAAAAAGCAGTGGTGACGTTCTGCTCTTCAACGGTTTCTGATCCTGAAAACTCAAGCCCCAGAACATCCGTCCAGAACTTTTTACTTTCATTGAGGTGTGTTACTGCAATCCCGATATGGTCGATTTTGAGTATCTTCAAGGATAGGAACCTCCTTTTTTTCAAACAAGATATGATAAAGAATAACAAAGAATAAAAAGATTATCAATAGCCTGAAATATCGCGGAAATATTTACCAAACGCAAAGAAATTGACAAACTCGGAAACAAGTCCTATAAAATGGTTAAATCATTTGTTCTTTTTGTGCCAACATAAAATAACATTCTGTTTTTATGTACATTGTAAGGTGACAAAGGCCCCACCTGCAAGATAGACTATTGATTCAGGAGGAATGCATATGCCTGCGAAAAGAATCACCGCGCATCCAATCCTTGAAATTCCCGCGAAAAAGCAGGTGACGTTCACCTGGAACGGCAGAACGCTTACGGGCTATGACGGGGAAATGATTTCTTCAGCGCTGATCGCCAATGATATTCATGTATTCGGGCACCATTACAAGGACAGCAGCCCCCAGGGGCTTTTCTGTGCCAATGGTCAGTGTTCCCAATGCCTGGTCATTGCCGACGGACATCCGGTTAAATCATGCATGACACCCCTGCGCGAAGGGCTGGTGCTGAAAAGTGTCGAAGGGCTGCCCGAGTTGCCGGCCGAAGATACCCGCGTTCCTGTCAGCGATATCCCGGTCTTGGATATCGATGTTCTGATCATCGGCGGGGGGCCGGCGGGACTTTCCGCAGCGGTCGAACTTGGTAAGCGCAACGTAGCCGCTCTGCTGGTGGACGATAAAGACCGACTGGGCGGCAAACTGGTGTTGCAGACCCACAAATTTTTTGGGTCAGTGGAAGATTCCTTTGCCGGTACCCGCGGGTTTGAAATCGGTGAAATTTTAGAGAAACAGGTCAGGGCCATGGCCTCGGTGGACATTTGGCTCAACAGCACCGCTGTGGGCGTTTTTTCAGACCATATCGTCGGTGTGGTCAACGCCGACACCTACCGGCTCATCCGTCCTAAAAAACTGCTGGTAACCACCGGAGCCAGGGAGAAGATGCTCTCGTTTCCCGGTAACACCATCCCCGGCGTTTACGGGGCCGGTGCGTTTCAAACCCTGGTGAACCGGGATTTGGTCAAAGCCGCCGACCGTGTTCTCATCGTAGGCGGCGGCAATGTCGGTCTGATCGGAGCCTATCACGCCATTCAGGCCGGTATCGAGGTGGCGGCGGTCATCGAAGGCCTGCCCCAGGTCGGCGGGTACAAGGTCCATGCAGACAAACTTTTGCGACTGGGCGTACCTATTTTAACCAGCCACACCGTCGTCGCGGCCCATGGCCAAGAACGGGTGGAATCGGTCACCATCGCCGCCCTGGGGCCCGACTGGAAAATCATTCCCGGAACCGAGAAAACCTATGCGGTGGATACAGTGCTCATTGCCGTGGGCCTTGCGCAGGTCAATGAATTCTATCTTAAGGCCAAAAAATGGGGTATGGACGTCTTTTCCGCAGGCGACGCCCAGGAGATCGCCGAAGCATCGGCCGCCATGTTTACCGGCAAAATTGAAGGCGTTAAAATCGCCCAATCCCTGGGTCTGGATGTGGGCGAAATACCCGCTGAATGGAATGAAAAGGCCGCCGTTTTAAAATCGCGCCCCAAAGCACCGGTCAAACGTAAAAAACCTGAGCATATGGACGGAGTATTTCCGATATTCCATTGCGATCAAGAGGTCCCCTGCAATCCCTGCACCTCGGTCTGTCCGGTCAAGGCCATTCATACAGAAAATAACAAAATCACCGGTTTGCCCTTTCGTGATACCGCCATTGAATGCACCGGCTGCCTGAACTGCGTGGCCGTGTGTCCGGGCTTGGCCATTACCCTGGTCGATTTTCGAAAGGACAGCCAAAATCCGATTGTGACGTTGCCCTATGAGGTTTGGCGTGAAAAGGTCGAGGTCGGTCAGATGATCCCGGTCACCAAGGAAAACGGGGCGGTATTGGGTCATTTTCCGGTGGTCAAGATCCGATCCGTGAAAAAATATCCCAGAACCATGCTGGTGCAGGTCAAAATGGACAAGACATTCGCCACTGAGGCGGCCGGCATCTGGGTTCAGGAGCAGCAGATCGACCCCTCCACCGTCTACGAGAAAGAGCCGCTGCCGGACGAGGCCATCATCTGCCGGTGCGAACGGGTTTCGGCCGGCGAAATCCGCCAGGCGATCCGGGACGGGGTTCGTGATTTGAACCGGTTAAAAGCCATTACCCGGACCGGAATGGGGTCCTGCGGTTCCAAGACCTGCCATCCCATGGTCTGGCGGATTTTTCAGGAAGAGGGGGTTGATCTGAGCGATGTCACCGACAGGATCGGCCGGCCTCTTTTTGTCGAGGTCCCCATGGGCTATTTTGCCGGAACCACCGGAACCAAAGGAGGGGATGACAATGCCTGATTATGATGTAATTATCGTCGGCGCCGGGTCGGTGGGGGTTCCCACGGCCATGGCCCTTGCTGACAAAGGGGTCAAGACACTGGTTGTGGACAAACACCCGTCTGTCGGTCAGGGAGAAAACAAGCACGCCATCGGCGGTATCCGGGCCACCCATACCGATCCTGCTAAAATACTGGTCTGTCTTAAGTCCCTTGACGTTTTTTCGACCTGGCGGGAACGGTTCGGCCAGGAGATTGAATGGCTCAAAGGCGGTTATATATTCCCGGTGTACCGCGAGACCGAGGAAAAATTGTTGAAGTCGTTTTTGCCGTTCCAGAAGGAATATGGTCTGAATATCGATTTTAAGGGGCCGGATGACATCGCGGCCGCGGTGCCCGGCATCAACCGGGAGGGGCTCATCGGCGGGACCATCTCCCCGGACGACGGCTC comes from uncultured Desulfobacter sp. and encodes:
- the meaB gene encoding methylmalonyl Co-A mutase-associated GTPase MeaB yields the protein MKLVQKGYQVAVLAVDPSSSRSGGSIMADKTRMEKLSVEERAFIRPSPSGETLGGVAGKTRETMLLCEAAGFDVIIIETVGAGQSETMVASMVDFFLVLMLAGAGDELQAIKKGVLELADAIAINRADGDNVERAQNAKKIYETVLHLIHPASLSWTPPVVTCSALEMTGIDEIWKIISDHRKTLTVSGELETKRKKQALEWLWFLLEEGLKERFYQNPNVKKLLPQIEKEVEKGATSPAIAANKLFSSLDESLFGN
- the scpA gene encoding methylmalonyl-CoA mutase, giving the protein MAEHPDKHKWMELAAKELKGKPVSSLNWMTPEGIEVKPLYTAEDIKGMECVNTLPGIGPYVRGPRATMYAGKPWTIRQYAGFATAKESNAFYRKILAAGQKGLSVAFDLATHRGYDSDHPRVAGDIGKAGVAVDSVEDMKILFDQIPLDKMSVSMTMNGAVLPVLAGYIVAAEEQGVKQNQLTGTIQNDILKEYLTRNTYIYPPKPSMRIVSDIIGYCSKHMPKYNTISICGYHMKEAGADSVLQVAFTLADGLEYVRAALATGLDIDDFAPRLSFFFGIGMNFFMDIAMLRAARFLWHRIISRFNPKNPKSTMLRTHCQTSGSSLTQQDPYNNIVRTTLECLSAALGETQSLHTNSFDEAVSLPTDFSARIARNTQIIIQEESQICHVVDPLGGSYYVESLTDGIIREATKIMDEIAQLGGMAKAIETGMPKMRIEESAARKQARIDQGKDIIVGVNKYQTEEKFEFDVLEVPTTVRDEQIAKLKEIKTKRDNHAVQKALEAITTCAESDGNLLEACIPAVRARATVGEISDAMEKIFGRYTATTHCISGVYAEECGDSECIDLLRKRTDEFMKRRGRRPRMLVTKMGQNGHDRGIKVVATAFADLGFDVDISPLFQTPEESAKMAVENDVHVLGVSSLAAGHKTLVPQLIEALKEKNADDILVVVGGIIPPQDHDFLYEKGVVRIFGPGTSIIDSANQVLNALEEKK
- a CDS encoding 2Fe-2S iron-sulfur cluster-binding protein, yielding MPAKRITAHPILEIPAKKQVTFTWNGRTLTGYDGEMISSALIANDIHVFGHHYKDSSPQGLFCANGQCSQCLVIADGHPVKSCMTPLREGLVLKSVEGLPELPAEDTRVPVSDIPVLDIDVLIIGGGPAGLSAAVELGKRNVAALLVDDKDRLGGKLVLQTHKFFGSVEDSFAGTRGFEIGEILEKQVRAMASVDIWLNSTAVGVFSDHIVGVVNADTYRLIRPKKLLVTTGAREKMLSFPGNTIPGVYGAGAFQTLVNRDLVKAADRVLIVGGGNVGLIGAYHAIQAGIEVAAVIEGLPQVGGYKVHADKLLRLGVPILTSHTVVAAHGQERVESVTIAALGPDWKIIPGTEKTYAVDTVLIAVGLAQVNEFYLKAKKWGMDVFSAGDAQEIAEASAAMFTGKIEGVKIAQSLGLDVGEIPAEWNEKAAVLKSRPKAPVKRKKPEHMDGVFPIFHCDQEVPCNPCTSVCPVKAIHTENNKITGLPFRDTAIECTGCLNCVAVCPGLAITLVDFRKDSQNPIVTLPYEVWREKVEVGQMIPVTKENGAVLGHFPVVKIRSVKKYPRTMLVQVKMDKTFATEAAGIWVQEQQIDPSTVYEKEPLPDEAIICRCERVSAGEIRQAIRDGVRDLNRLKAITRTGMGSCGSKTCHPMVWRIFQEEGVDLSDVTDRIGRPLFVEVPMGYFAGTTGTKGGDDNA
- the mce gene encoding methylmalonyl-CoA epimerase; translated protein: MKILKIDHIGIAVTHLNESKKFWTDVLGLEFSGSETVEEQNVTTAFFPVGESEVELLESTASDGPVARYLKKKGEGIHHIAFRVENIQAALEELKAKGIKLIDETPRKGAGGTKIAFIHPESTNGILVELCER